atatatatatatatataattattcatcaagcctaaatattatacattttaacatttaataagtaaataaaaaaaaaatacaatttaataagtaaataattgttttatattaatgtgattattaaaattacagtcaaaccaaaaattattcagacacaagagataatttttgatatatttttactagtgggtgcaggacactatagttcatttatctaagtgaggatagcaaaataaagtaaactgacatattatacccaaaaattcttcatacagtggactaccagtaaaactgataagaaattggaaccaaaaattattgactctttgacctgaccatgttttgcttaagtgttatctgacataattaagattaatgtttcttcttctgagatcttgtcatattttttattgccttttttttttttttttttactatagtgaataaactgtattaatgaatgaaatgttcaaggtgtctgaatacattttggtttgagtgtaatatatatatatatatatatctttaatgtaattatatatacattagCTATTTATTTAAACACTGTTAAAcacactgttttgttttttatcaatGTTAGGATGAGTTGTGCAACTTCACATGGCAAGAAGTTCAAGTTCGTTTGATTCACCTGCAGCGTGAGCATCCCATGTGCGTCCAGAAGCGTGAACTTTCCGAACTAGACATCTACCACCGCATCCTGCGCTTTAAAAACTACACTGTGGCTATGATCAACAAGTCCCTGCTGCCCGTCAGACTGCGTGTGCCCTTCTTCGGTGACATGATTTTCCTCACGCAGGGCCTAAAATACAACTTTGAGTTCATTCTGTTCTGGGGACCTCTCTCACTCTTCCAGAACAAATGGAGCTTGCATCCTAAATACAAACGGGCGGCAAACCGGCAGGAGCTCGCCAAGCAGCTCAGCCACATCATACTGTTGACAGGTCTTGTCAATCTGCTGCTGTGCCCCTTCGTGCTGGTGTGGCAGGTGCTGTATGCGTTCTTTAGCTACGCTGAAGTCATCAAGCGGGAGCCGGGAAGTTTGGGGGCCCGGCGCTGGTCGCTGTACGGCCGCCTCTACCTGCGGCACTTTAACGAGCTGGATCACGAGCTGCAAGGCAGGATGGGCCGTGGGTACAAACCCGCCGCCAAGTACATGAATGCTTTCGTTTCTCCTCTGTTGGCCGTGCTGGCCAAGAACGTGGCTTTCTTCTCCGGCTCGGTGTTCGCTGTGCTCATCGCTCTGACAGTGTACGATGAAGACGTGCTGACCGTGCAGCACATCCTGACAGCCATCACCGTACTTGGAGTGGTCATCACCATCACCAGGTATGgaaagacatttacatttatttattttgcagacATGCTAACAAAACCCAGACTTTTCCAAAAGGTAGGCATTTATGTTGCCTTTTAAGGTGCCTTTTTTTTAAGCAACAGTTTAAAGTCTAGTGGCGGCATTttggaaaagctgaagatgTGACAGTAGAGATTGTGAAACACCCAAGTACaatacattacagtaatccAATCTGGATGAAATGAAATCATGTATTACAGACTCCATGGCCCAGTCTCaaagacagggcttagcctaaaccaggattagacCCTAGTttaattaggatatttaagtagcttttataaacgcacactagaaaaaaaaacattactgttgtccatcttgagacaaaacaatggacgtgacatattttaagatatgccagtacaagttgctttcagttaaaatggctcaaacatgcattttattctAGGACTATCTTAAGCGTTGTCTGTGAAACGGGGGTATATCTTTGGATGATAAGAATGACTTCATTTTAGCTGTATTATTCAGATGATAGAAACAACTTCTGACCGCAGCATCGATCTGTTTATCAAAAGTCAAAGCAGAATCAAAAGTAACATCTAAGTTTCTAGCATGTGTATGAAGGTTACCAGATAGAGGTCCTAGTTTACTGGCAACCATCTCTGGAGAAGCAGAGGAGCCAAAAATTAAGACTTCCGTCTCtgctttgtttaactgaagaaaGTTGGCTGACATCCAGACAGTGTTAACATCTCTCAGAcaatcaaataaacactgtagaCTAGAAGCATCTTTTGGATCTAAGGGAACATAACACTGAGTATCATCCGCTTAACAGTTGTTTGGGACATTATAATTCCTTAAAAGGATATACAGAGGAAGCATGTATAAAGACAATAAAAAAGGACCCAGAATTGAGCCCTGTGGGATCCCATACATTAGTATTTCAGCTTTCATGtgcttttatcttttttttattttatatatatatatatatatatatatatatatatatatatatatatatatatatatatatatatatatatatatatatatatatatatatatatatatatatatatatatatataaatttattattatttttttttaaatatttctattcagctctcatttattttttgtgagaatgacatacatttttttaagtgtttgaggcattttgtcaaattaaaaaaaaaaaaaaagatgttcaCATTTACCCACCTGATTTAGGAAAAGTACTGTTGTCTGACCTTGGCCGACCTTTTAGGTTCCTTGTTTTATTAGTTGTGAGTCCTCTTAcgttgttaaaggtgccctagaatcaaaaaattgaatttacctctgtatagttgaataacaagagttcagtacatgaaaatgacatacagtgagtttcaaacaccattatttcctccttcttatataatttcatttgtttaaaagacctccgaagaacaggcgaatctcaacataacactgactgttacgcaacatttgggatcattaatatgtatgaccccaatatttgcatatgccagctcatgttcaaggcattagacaagccagtattaacgtctggatctgtgcacaggtgaatcatcagactaggtaagcaagcaagaacaatagtgaaaaattgcagatggagagataataactgacatgatccatgattacatgatatttttagtgatatttgtaaattgtctttctaaatgtttcgttagcatgttgctaatgtactgttaaatgtggttaaagttaccatcgtttgttactttattcacggagacgagagccgtcgctattttcattattaaacacttgcagtctgtataattcataaacacagcttcattctttataaatctctccaacagtgtagcattagccgttagccatagagcacagcctcaaactcattcagaatcaaatgtaaacatccaaataaatactatactcacaggaatcgatgtatgcaagcagcatgaatgacgaacatcttgtaaagatccattttgagggttatattagctgtgtgaactttgtttatgcactgtataactgcacttatagtcgagagctcagggggcagggagcgagagatttaaaggggcagcagcctgaatcggtgcatagttaatgatgcctcaaaataggcagttaaaaaaattaatttaaaaaaatctatgggatattttgagctgaaactttacagacacattcaggggacaccttagacttatattacatcttttgaaaagacgttctacggcacctttaatggaaAATGAATGTGAAATACTTTACTGAGAAGGGAATTTCTGCAGCATAAGCAGGAAATCATGACAGTACGATAGTCTGTCCAAGCACACTGTTCTGTTATTGCAGCCACATTTAGACACCCCTAAACATGAcattgaacaaaacaaaactgtaaaTGGTTTACATGTTAGTCAAACGGCTTCTTCCTGACTAAGTGGCTGCTCCTTGGGCAATTGCAGTAGCTAAAGAGCCCAGACTTTATGCTGTCAGGCAAAGGTGAGGCTACATGAGACTATGTAGAGTGTTCCAAATCGGTCACTTGTGAGGTTCAATTTTGTTAAAAACCGAGCTAATGTGTGAAATGATTTGTGCTGTGCACCTTGACATGAAACATATTGGTCCAAGTACGTGCAGTAAAAGACAATGGCTCTCCGCAACTCTCCCCAGCTGGCATCAGGTCAAAGAACAAGTGCTGTCTCATGTGTTCAGCTGACCTTGTTTCACCTAAGCGTTGTAATTCTGACCTGTACATTGAACGGCATGCTCTCAGCACCTGTTAGCCTGACCTGGGCTTCAGTAATGCCATCTGAATCTCTTACAGGTCGTTTATTCCAGATGAACATATGGTGTGGTGTCCTGAACAGCTGCTACAGTGTGTCCTGGCCCACATTCACTACATGCCCGACCACTGGAAGGGCAACGCCAACAAGAGCGAGACCCGCGATGAGGTGGCACAGCTTTTCCAATATAAAGCGGTGAGAACTGCAAGACATAGCCAGATCATTATTGTTAGAcattttgtcttattttgtttattggGGTTGgtgagatttatttttttattgttttttgagaaacacattcaattgaacaaaagtgacagtaaagacttttatgttacaaatgatttctgtttcaaataaatgctgttcttttgaactttttaataataatttgataaCATGGAAAACATGTTGTCTTTATGAAATCACGCATACTTGTTTGCATATGGCATACATAAATGGAGCATATGAAAATATTTCATAGTTAAAAAACCTCTTAATTAACACATAGTaaaagacagaaaaacaaacatgaccaaatgattaataatcaattatttaaataacattgttgctgaaattatatataaattatttcaatatttattatgtttaaacaaataattcaaataatgaCAATCGTCTGGACTTGACTTTTTAGTCTGTATCTTCCTGTTATAATACAGAGAGACACAAAATACACAAAgtctgaaaactgaaaatgagTTAGGCTGATTGTTTACCACTGGAAGTTTAACAGTTTTCTATGTTTTTTCAAGTTTGAAATTACACCTTATCGTCTGCATCTGTTGTCTTGGAGTTTGTCTGATTTTGCACACCTGCTCTTTAGGTTTTAATCTTCGGTGCATCTGTTCTCTAGGACTATTTCACACCTGTGCAGCTGTTTTTAGGAGTTCCACTCACTGAATTTCTCTCATTTTTGTGCACCTTACCTGCAGGTCTTTATCTTGGAGGAGCTTCTCAGTCCCATAATTACCCCCTTCATCCTCATCTTCCCCCTGCGGAGCAAGTCTTTAGAAATCATCGACTTCTTCCGTAACTTCACCGTAGATGTCGCAGGTGTGGGAGACATTTGCTCATTCGCCCAGATGGACATCAGGCGCCATGGCAATCCACAGGTATATGCACATCAAAGAACACATGCATGTTTCATCCAATAATTCGGTGCCCTCTTGTAAGAGCATCTTCATGGTGCAACCCCAAAGACTCAAATTAGTTTATTTCCGCTCTTGTTCAGTGGATGTCTGAAGGTCAGACGGAGGCCTCGGTGTACCAGCAGGCTGAGAACGGCAAGACGGAGCTGTCTCTGATGCATTTCACCATCAAAAACCCACGCTGGCAGCCTCCGCAGGAGAGCTCTGTGTTTATCAGCCACCTGAAGGAGAAGGTGCATCAGGATGCTCAGACGGGACCGTCTCCTCAGCTGCTGCTGTCTGAGGCTCCTCTCTGTACCTCGCTGCTGTCCAATGAGTCCGCCACGGGGGTAAGTCATACTTTATTGTGTTTGCTCatttttttttgctcaccaaCCACTGTGGCTAGTGCTTTTCCAAAGTTACTTGCCATTcagaattttcactggccacaattttgacatcaataccatggggaaaaactgccatatagatatttttaatattatctcataatttggcagcaggtatattaggctactgtcgctttaagacctgacgtacagatccattatactgttacacatgcgttactttctcaactgtttacattcacttaaaacataactgactgtgtttatgtgaatattCGCCAAAActtgcatttttacattattttccgtgtttttgactgtttaagtgcaatacgcagtgaaaaataactcaatttagtgctgagaggcggctttatgtgcacgcactttgggtgtgagcacaaaatctgtggGAATGTGTAAAATTTTGCGCAATACACGCAATCATATgtgtattaaaaatattacgATTCCGACATTACTTTTtaagcacaacatttttttttttttttttttaaatattgccctgatttatataaatactttacagtttatataaatacttactatgtatatataatattataagtaAGTGTCCCTAATATGATTTTGAATGATTTATCAgtgcacattatttacaaaaaaaaataaaaaattatagtaAGTATCCCTAATATGATTTTGCATGGTTTATCGatgcacattatttacaaaaaaagtaatatttttatatcgtaatatttttttaaatatctttttttttaatagtaaaCAAAATGGCTATTTAGGCTTTTTGTATTGTgatattttattacaattaagCACTTTTGCCATCTAATTTtcaacactgttaaaaaaaaaacctcattcTCATTATTGCATAAATTAATATAAgtgtatgtaatatatatataataatatatatataaattaaataatgtgCATCGATAAACCATGCAAAATCATATTAGGGATACTtactataatatttttaaaattataatttttttttttgtaaataatgtgcacTGATAAATCATTCAAAATCATATAGGTATACTTATAATATTTAAGATAAAATCATAGATatatactaccgttcaaagatttttgtttttgaagaagtctcttatgctcaccacagctgtaattatttaaatacagtaaaaactgtaatattatgaaatgttGTTATAAAAGAACTCTCTGATCCCAAATTTTGGACAGtagtgtaaataataataataatattattattaatattattattattattattaacaaaaataaaatattattaaatagttCTAtctatcagaaaaaaaaattggatacattttttttttttttaacgagtGTATTTATCTAAAGCTTCATTTTTGTCTCCTCACAAACtcataaataatgatttttggGGTAGGAATATCAGTACAACAGTGTGAGGTTAACACTGTGATATGGTCTGTATTTTACTGTCTAGTTGTGGTAGTTCATTGGTTAAACCTACAGAgcagagattttatttattgagTGGGACACACTTAGAAACACTCCATTACGAAGGGAAAatgaaagaggaaaaaaacatttcctGTGGCATTCAGGATATTAAAAAACCTGCCAGGAAAGACGAGAAATATTGACATTTAATTTTATGCCTCTGCATTGTTTCAGCGCTTACTGCCAGATCGGTTATTTCACAGATCATAATCCTCCAGCCATCTGCGTCTGCAGGGTTACATCTGCCTTATCACATTGCCAGCTCATTTTTCACTTCCCACAATGAGATGCATatgttttgcattatttttcgGTTTCAGCCTGATAACCTGTTAGCCAGTGTGTTGGCTCACCCTGTCCTGACTGCCTCCGGACTGCCTGGAAGGAATCGGCGCTTTATCTCTCCGAGCAGCGCGGCTTCGGCTGCGGCTAGTGTCCTGGCGTCCCTCTCGTCGTCTCAGCAGCCCCATGCCGGACGTTCTCGCTCACACACTCTTCTACCATCCCGACATCAGCAGGACGGCCTCATGTACTTCAGCGACCACACTGTGGGCGACAGGTAACTGTCACAAAACCTCTGATCTCTAGAAATGTGTAAATCGCCCACACCATTAGATTCAGATCTGTGCAAGACTGAAGTGTTCAATGTTACCTTTTCTTTAGCTTGTCTGCAAGTGACTCCAAGGTGCTCAGCCAGTCTCATTCAGCCCTGGCGTCAGAGTTCGCATCTGCCGAGATGAGCCTGCACGCTATATACATGCATGAGGTGAGCACACGGTACTCGCAGT
The nucleotide sequence above comes from Chanodichthys erythropterus isolate Z2021 chromosome 23, ASM2448905v1, whole genome shotgun sequence. Encoded proteins:
- the atg9b gene encoding autophagy-related protein 9B, producing the protein MAGFETYQEYQRIEECDEDSPPGEEDLLIHVPEGRGDPWHHIKNLDNFFTRIYHFHQKNGFACMVLSEFFELVQFLFVVTFTTFLFNCVEYDVLFANRVVNHTGQSLGPLDRNKVTLPDAILPSEQCTERIQGNSWIIFLLIMAAIFWVYRLVKMICNVLSYWEIRQFYIKALKIQMDELCNFTWQEVQVRLIHLQREHPMCVQKRELSELDIYHRILRFKNYTVAMINKSLLPVRLRVPFFGDMIFLTQGLKYNFEFILFWGPLSLFQNKWSLHPKYKRAANRQELAKQLSHIILLTGLVNLLLCPFVLVWQVLYAFFSYAEVIKREPGSLGARRWSLYGRLYLRHFNELDHELQGRMGRGYKPAAKYMNAFVSPLLAVLAKNVAFFSGSVFAVLIALTVYDEDVLTVQHILTAITVLGVVITITRSFIPDEHMVWCPEQLLQCVLAHIHYMPDHWKGNANKSETRDEVAQLFQYKAVFILEELLSPIITPFILIFPLRSKSLEIIDFFRNFTVDVAGVGDICSFAQMDIRRHGNPQWMSEGQTEASVYQQAENGKTELSLMHFTIKNPRWQPPQESSVFISHLKEKVHQDAQTGPSPQLLLSEAPLCTSLLSNESATGPDNLLASVLAHPVLTASGLPGRNRRFISPSSAASAAASVLASLSSSQQPHAGRSRSHTLLPSRHQQDGLMYFSDHTVGDSLSASDSKVLSQSHSALASEFASAEMSLHAIYMHEVHQQKTQHASGLFQAPVPMRDLSASSGPHTQSAQTVTLVSPASGRLGGWAEEEEEQGDEEEINSSPVPDQTSRGSS